A section of the Thermotoga caldifontis AZM44c09 genome encodes:
- a CDS encoding Fur family transcriptional regulator, with product MLYESLRKELRSRKYRMTAQREIVLKVFAESGERHLGAEDVYRKLLEKRYRISKATVYRTVELLSKLGFLRRLEFGEGVYRYELAAPDAETVHQHVICKSCGEVLEIDEQLVKQLVRNVEKQTGYTVMDYDVKFFGLCPKCQSKNKSNAEEIK from the coding sequence ATGCTCTACGAATCGCTGAGAAAAGAACTGAGATCGAGGAAGTATAGAATGACCGCCCAGAGGGAGATCGTGCTGAAGGTCTTTGCCGAATCGGGTGAAAGGCATCTCGGCGCGGAGGATGTGTACAGGAAACTTTTGGAGAAGAGGTACAGAATAAGCAAAGCGACCGTTTACAGAACCGTGGAGCTTTTGAGCAAGCTCGGCTTCTTGAGGAGACTCGAATTCGGTGAAGGCGTGTACCGCTACGAACTGGCCGCGCCGGATGCGGAGACGGTGCACCAGCACGTGATATGCAAGAGCTGTGGTGAAGTGCTGGAGATAGACGAGCAGCTCGTCAAGCAGCTGGTGAGGAACGTTGAAAAACAAACAGGTTACACCGTGATGGATTACGACGTGAAGTTCTTCGGACTCTGTCCGAAGTGCCAGAGTAAAAACAAGAGCAACGCGGAGGAGATCAAATAA
- the nusA gene encoding transcription termination factor NusA produces MNLNLLEALEQLEEEKGISKDEVIEILEKALVSAYRKNFGTSKNVEVKIDRMTGDIQLYQVFDVVENVTDELTQMSLEEARKLDPLADIGKKVYKRINVKEFGRIAAQTAKQVLIQRIRELEKERQYEHYSALAGDVTTCEVMRVTPDWADIRVGKIETRLLKRDWIPGETIRPGDLIKVYIVDVVKDKKGPKILVSRIVPEFVIGLLKLEVPEVESGIVQVKAIAREPGVRTKVGVISTNPQVDPVGACIGEGGSRIAAVLKELKGEKVDVFKWSDDPKQLIANALAPASVVSVEILDSERKAARVLVPPTQLSLAIGKGGQNARLAAKVTGWKIDIKPVMNV; encoded by the coding sequence GGGCATCTCGAAAGATGAAGTGATAGAAATTCTGGAAAAAGCGCTCGTGAGCGCTTACAGGAAGAACTTCGGTACGAGCAAGAACGTCGAGGTCAAGATAGACAGGATGACGGGAGACATACAGCTCTACCAGGTTTTCGACGTGGTGGAGAACGTGACCGACGAGCTGACCCAGATGAGCCTCGAAGAGGCGCGAAAGCTCGATCCTCTGGCAGACATTGGGAAGAAAGTCTACAAGAGGATAAACGTCAAGGAGTTCGGCAGGATCGCCGCGCAGACCGCCAAGCAGGTGTTGATACAGAGGATAAGAGAACTCGAGAAAGAAAGGCAGTACGAGCATTACTCCGCGCTCGCCGGCGACGTGACCACCTGCGAGGTGATGCGCGTCACGCCGGACTGGGCGGACATCAGGGTGGGAAAGATCGAAACGAGACTTTTGAAGAGGGACTGGATCCCCGGTGAGACGATCAGGCCGGGCGATCTGATCAAGGTCTACATCGTGGACGTGGTGAAGGACAAGAAGGGTCCGAAGATCTTGGTGAGCCGGATCGTTCCAGAGTTCGTCATAGGCCTTCTCAAGCTCGAGGTTCCCGAAGTCGAGAGCGGAATCGTTCAGGTGAAGGCCATCGCGAGGGAGCCCGGTGTCCGCACCAAGGTGGGTGTGATTTCGACCAACCCGCAGGTGGATCCCGTCGGTGCGTGCATCGGAGAGGGTGGCAGCAGGATCGCCGCAGTTTTGAAAGAACTCAAAGGCGAGAAGGTCGACGTGTTCAAATGGAGTGACGATCCAAAACAGCTCATCGCGAACGCGCTCGCACCCGCTTCGGTTGTGAGTGTTGAGATCCTCGATTCGGAAAGGAAAGCGGCCAGAGTCCTGGTACCACCGACGCAGCTGTCCTTAGCGATCGGTAAGGGTGGACAGAACGCCAGGCTGGCGGCGAAGGTGACCGGGTGGAAGATAGACATAAAGCCCGTCATGAACGTGTGA